Proteins from a genomic interval of Enterococcus faecium:
- a CDS encoding DegV family protein: MYQIVTDSCCDLPYHVLAKEKVDFLSMNLQLNDQELVDDLGKTFNYDRYMNQLKNGAMPTTSQINVGRYLEFFRSYAEKQIPVLYVAFSSGLSGSYSSALQAVELLKEEYEDPEIYVFDTKAASIGEGLLVLEAVRLKKEGKSIEETLEWLESNYLKVHSWVTVDDLKYLERGGRISKASATLGSLLSVKPIITVDKEGRLTNVDKVRGRNKSIQTIVNETVKTIVAPLDQIVYVAYAGDLESAEKAKRLLEEQIKMKDVKLYPLGPTIASHTGYGCIAIFSMGISR, from the coding sequence GTGTATCAAATTGTAACAGATTCTTGTTGTGATCTGCCATACCATGTATTAGCAAAAGAAAAAGTTGATTTTTTATCAATGAATCTCCAATTGAATGATCAAGAGTTAGTAGATGACCTCGGAAAGACATTCAATTATGACCGCTACATGAATCAGCTGAAAAATGGTGCGATGCCTACGACATCACAAATCAATGTTGGCCGATATTTAGAATTTTTCCGTTCTTATGCGGAAAAACAGATTCCTGTTTTATATGTGGCTTTTTCCAGTGGATTAAGCGGCTCTTACAGTAGTGCGCTTCAAGCGGTTGAATTGCTGAAGGAAGAATATGAAGACCCTGAGATCTATGTTTTTGATACAAAAGCTGCAAGTATTGGGGAAGGGCTTTTAGTATTGGAAGCTGTAAGATTGAAAAAAGAAGGTAAAAGCATCGAAGAAACCCTAGAGTGGCTGGAAAGTAATTATTTGAAAGTCCATTCATGGGTAACAGTAGACGATCTGAAATATCTAGAACGAGGCGGTAGGATTTCCAAAGCAAGTGCTACTCTTGGCAGTCTATTGAGTGTAAAGCCTATTATTACGGTGGATAAAGAAGGAAGGCTGACGAATGTTGACAAAGTTCGAGGAAGAAACAAGTCGATCCAGACAATCGTCAATGAGACGGTAAAAACAATCGTTGCACCACTTGATCAAATCGTTTATGTGGCTTACGCTGGGGATCTAGAGAGCGCGGAGAAGGCAAAACGGCTTTTGGAAGAGCAGATAAAGATGAAAGATGTGAAGCTTTATCCCTTAGGACCAACGATCGCCAGTCACACAGGCTATGGCTGTATCGCGATTTTTTCGATGGGAATCAGTCGATAA
- the rplI gene encoding 50S ribosomal protein L9 has translation MKVIFLQDVKGKGKKGDIKEVPAGYAQNYLIKNNLAKEATKSSISQLAGQKKAQEKHEAEILEEAKKLKEFLEKEDTVVELKAKAGEDSRLFGSIPSKQIAEGLNKQYKIKLDKRKIELENPIRSLGYTNVPVKLHHEVTATIKVHVVQE, from the coding sequence ATGAAAGTAATTTTTTTACAAGATGTAAAAGGAAAAGGTAAAAAAGGGGACATCAAAGAAGTTCCAGCAGGTTATGCACAAAATTATCTAATCAAAAATAACTTGGCAAAAGAAGCAACGAAAAGCAGTATCAGTCAGTTAGCAGGACAAAAGAAAGCACAAGAAAAACACGAAGCTGAAATCTTGGAAGAAGCTAAAAAGTTAAAAGAATTCTTGGAAAAAGAAGATACTGTAGTCGAATTGAAGGCGAAAGCAGGGGAAGACAGCCGTTTGTTTGGTTCGATCCCTTCAAAACAAATTGCTGAAGGGTTAAACAAACAATACAAAATCAAATTAGATAAACGAAAAATCGAATTAGAAAATCCGATCCGTTCACTAGGCTACACAAACGTACCTGTTAAGCTTCATCATGAGGTGACGGCTACGATCAAAGTTCATGTCGTACAAGAATAA
- the dnaB gene encoding replicative DNA helicase — MNEVWQDRIPPQNIEAEQAVLGSVFLDAETIIDAMEYIEPKDFYRRGHQIIFETMIELNDRNEAIDVVTVKDRLEQANLLEDAGGLSYLSDLALAVPTAANIVYYAKIVEEKSLLRTLIQTATGIVTKGFEQGEEVQTILDDAERSILEVSEKRNRSGFLSIAEVLNSTIENIDRLAQNNEEITGLPTGYQGLDKMTAGFQPEELIILAARPAVGKTAFALNIAQNVGTKTDRSVAIFSLEMGAESLVNRMLCAEGSIEASHLRTGQLSEEEWSNLIVAMGSLSRANIFIDDTPGIKISEIRAKCRKLAQEKGNLGLILIDYLQLIEGNGKENRQQEVSDISRQLKKLAKELKVPVIALSQLSRGVEQRQDKRPVLSDIRESGSIEQDADIVAFLYRDDYYEREGGDDDDGNEPKNDNVIEVIIEKNRSGARGTVELLFIKEYNKFSSLSPREEF; from the coding sequence ATGAATGAAGTGTGGCAGGATCGAATCCCACCGCAAAATATTGAAGCTGAACAAGCGGTTTTAGGCTCTGTTTTTCTTGACGCAGAAACGATCATTGATGCCATGGAGTACATAGAGCCAAAAGACTTTTATCGTCGTGGCCATCAAATTATTTTTGAGACAATGATCGAGTTAAATGATCGTAATGAAGCGATTGACGTGGTTACTGTCAAAGACCGGCTGGAACAAGCCAATTTGTTAGAAGATGCCGGTGGTTTAAGTTATCTCTCAGACTTGGCATTAGCAGTTCCGACAGCAGCAAATATCGTCTACTATGCGAAAATCGTTGAAGAAAAATCATTGCTGCGTACATTGATCCAGACAGCAACAGGAATCGTTACGAAAGGATTCGAGCAAGGAGAAGAAGTTCAAACAATTTTAGATGATGCCGAACGCAGTATCTTGGAGGTTTCGGAAAAAAGAAATCGAAGCGGCTTTTTATCTATTGCTGAAGTACTGAACTCCACGATTGAAAATATCGATCGACTAGCTCAAAACAATGAAGAAATCACAGGTCTACCAACTGGCTATCAAGGTCTGGATAAAATGACAGCAGGTTTCCAGCCCGAAGAACTAATCATTCTTGCTGCACGTCCAGCGGTAGGTAAAACAGCGTTTGCATTGAATATTGCTCAAAATGTAGGAACAAAAACAGATCGTTCTGTTGCGATATTTAGTTTGGAAATGGGGGCAGAATCTCTTGTAAATCGGATGCTTTGTGCAGAAGGTTCGATTGAGGCCAGCCATTTACGTACAGGTCAGCTTTCGGAAGAAGAATGGTCGAATCTGATCGTTGCGATGGGGAGTCTTTCTCGAGCAAATATTTTTATCGATGATACACCAGGGATCAAAATCTCTGAAATCCGTGCGAAATGTCGGAAACTAGCGCAAGAAAAAGGCAATCTAGGCTTGATATTGATCGATTATTTGCAGTTGATTGAAGGTAACGGTAAAGAGAACCGTCAACAAGAAGTATCAGATATCTCTCGCCAACTGAAAAAACTGGCGAAAGAGCTGAAAGTACCTGTCATTGCTCTTTCACAGTTATCTCGTGGAGTAGAACAGCGACAAGACAAACGACCAGTGCTAAGTGATATTCGTGAATCCGGATCAATTGAACAAGATGCGGACATCGTAGCCTTCTTGTATCGAGATGATTATTATGAAAGAGAAGGCGGAGATGACGATGATGGAAACGAGCCAAAAAATGACAACGTCATCGAAGTCATCATCGAGAAGAACCGAAGCGGTGCACGAGGAACAGTTGAACTACTGTTTATCAAAGAATACAATAAGTTTTCGTCGCTTTCGCCAAGAGAAGAATTTTAA
- a CDS encoding ABC-F family ATP-binding cassette domain-containing protein encodes MITVNDVSLHFSDRKLFDDVNIKFTPGNCYGLIGANGAGKSTFLKVLSGDLQPSTGSVTMGPDERMAVLKQNHYDYEDYTVLETVIMGHKRLYEVLKEKDAIYMKEDFTDEDGIRAAELEGEFAELNGWEAEPEAAVLLQGLNIPEELHHQQMSELTGGQKVKVLLAQTLFGKPDVLLLDEPTNGLDIQSINWLEEFLINFENTVIVVSHDRHFLNKVCTHMADLDFGKIKLYVGNYDFWLESSQLAAKLQANANAKKEEQIKELQEFIARFSANASKSKQATSRKKMLEKITLDDIQPSSRRYPFVGFKPEREIGNDLLQVENVSVTIDGKKILDDISFNLSKEDKVAFVAENDITTTTLFKVIMGEITPDTGTVRWGVTTSNSYLPKDTTKEFDTDLTILDWLRQYASKEEDDNTFLRSFLGRMLFSGEEVLKPVNVLSGGEKVRCMLSKMMLSKANVLVLDDPTNHLDLESITALNDGLMAFTGSILFASHDHQFIQTLANRIIAVSDKGVIDRADTTYDEFLENADIQKQLNELWA; translated from the coding sequence TTGATTACTGTAAATGATGTGAGTTTGCACTTTTCAGACCGCAAACTATTTGATGATGTGAATATTAAATTTACCCCCGGAAACTGCTATGGCTTGATTGGTGCAAATGGTGCAGGTAAATCAACGTTCCTTAAAGTGTTATCAGGGGATCTGCAGCCTTCCACAGGTTCCGTTACTATGGGACCAGATGAACGGATGGCCGTATTGAAACAGAACCATTACGACTATGAAGACTATACTGTACTTGAAACAGTCATCATGGGACACAAGCGTCTGTATGAAGTGCTGAAAGAAAAAGATGCGATTTACATGAAAGAGGATTTCACTGACGAAGATGGTATTCGAGCAGCTGAATTAGAAGGAGAATTTGCTGAGCTTAATGGATGGGAAGCTGAACCAGAAGCAGCTGTTTTACTGCAAGGTCTGAACATCCCTGAAGAATTGCACCATCAGCAAATGAGTGAATTAACTGGTGGACAAAAGGTAAAAGTGTTATTAGCACAAACACTATTTGGTAAACCTGATGTTCTTTTGCTAGACGAACCAACAAACGGTCTGGATATCCAATCGATCAATTGGCTGGAAGAATTTTTGATCAATTTTGAAAATACTGTGATCGTTGTATCCCATGACCGTCACTTTTTGAACAAAGTATGTACACATATGGCGGATCTAGATTTTGGTAAAATCAAACTTTATGTAGGAAATTATGATTTTTGGTTGGAATCTAGTCAACTAGCGGCTAAACTTCAAGCAAACGCAAATGCCAAAAAAGAAGAACAAATCAAAGAACTCCAAGAATTTATTGCCCGCTTTAGTGCGAATGCATCAAAATCAAAACAAGCAACTTCACGTAAAAAAATGCTTGAAAAAATTACTTTAGACGATATCCAACCTTCTTCTAGACGTTATCCATTCGTTGGATTCAAACCTGAACGTGAGATTGGAAACGACTTATTGCAGGTAGAAAATGTAAGTGTAACGATTGATGGAAAGAAAATTTTAGATGATATATCTTTTAATTTGAGCAAAGAAGACAAGGTCGCTTTCGTCGCAGAAAATGATATAACAACAACAACGCTATTCAAAGTTATCATGGGTGAAATTACGCCAGATACTGGAACAGTACGTTGGGGTGTGACAACAAGTAATTCTTATTTACCAAAGGATACAACGAAAGAATTCGATACTGATCTAACGATTTTAGACTGGTTGCGTCAATATGCAAGTAAAGAAGAAGATGATAACACCTTCTTAAGAAGCTTCTTAGGAAGAATGTTGTTTTCTGGTGAAGAAGTATTGAAACCAGTGAATGTTTTATCTGGTGGAGAGAAAGTCCGTTGCATGCTTTCAAAAATGATGCTTTCGAAAGCTAACGTACTTGTATTAGATGATCCAACGAACCATTTAGACTTAGAATCAATCACAGCATTGAATGACGGCTTGATGGCATTTACTGGCTCAATCTTATTTGCGTCACATGACCATCAATTTATCCAAACATTGGCAAACCGCATCATTGCCGTTTCGGATAAAGGTGTGATCGATCGAGCTGATACGACATATGATGAATTTTTGGAAAATGCAGATATTCAAAAACAATTGAACGAGTTATGGGCATAA
- a CDS encoding adenylosuccinate synthase: MSSVVVVGTQWGDEGKGKITDFLSENAEVIARYQGGDNAGHTIKFNGVTYKLHLIPSGIFYKDKISVIGNGVVVNPKSLVKELAYLHEKGVETSNLRISDRAHVILPYHIKLDQLQEDAKGENKIGTTIKGIGPAYMDKAARVGIRIADLLDKEIFEERLRLNLDDKNRQFVKMFDSEPLDFDDIFEEYYEYGQQIKQYVTDTSVILNDALDAGKRVLFEGAQGVMLDIDQGTYPFVTSSNPVAGGVTIGSGVGPSKINKVVGVCKAYTSRVGDGPFPTELFDETGEQIREVGREYGTTTGRPRRVGWFDSVVMRHSKRVSGITNLSLNSIDVLSGLETVKICTAYELDGELIYHYPASLKELNRCKPIYEELPGWSEDITGCKTLAELPENARNYVRRISELVGVRISTFSVGPDRTQTNILESVWAQI, translated from the coding sequence ATGTCATCTGTAGTAGTAGTAGGTACGCAATGGGGCGATGAAGGGAAAGGAAAAATCACAGACTTTCTCAGTGAAAATGCTGAAGTGATTGCACGGTACCAAGGTGGCGACAATGCAGGGCACACAATTAAGTTTAACGGTGTGACTTATAAACTGCATTTGATTCCTTCTGGGATTTTTTATAAAGACAAGATCAGTGTGATCGGAAACGGCGTTGTAGTCAATCCTAAATCATTGGTTAAAGAATTAGCTTATTTACATGAAAAAGGTGTAGAAACAAGTAATTTGCGTATTTCTGACCGCGCGCACGTAATCTTGCCTTATCATATCAAATTGGACCAATTACAAGAAGATGCTAAGGGCGAAAATAAGATTGGTACAACGATTAAAGGAATCGGACCTGCCTATATGGATAAAGCAGCTCGTGTAGGTATCCGTATTGCAGACTTATTAGATAAAGAAATTTTTGAAGAACGTCTTCGTTTGAATCTAGATGACAAAAACCGTCAATTTGTAAAAATGTTTGATTCAGAACCACTTGATTTTGACGATATTTTTGAAGAATATTATGAATACGGACAACAAATCAAACAATACGTCACAGATACTTCCGTTATCTTGAATGATGCTTTGGATGCAGGCAAACGCGTGTTGTTTGAAGGCGCACAAGGTGTAATGCTGGATATCGACCAGGGAACTTATCCTTTTGTTACTTCTTCTAACCCAGTAGCCGGTGGGGTAACAATCGGAAGCGGTGTAGGGCCTTCAAAAATCAATAAAGTTGTCGGCGTCTGCAAAGCCTATACGTCACGTGTCGGTGATGGACCATTTCCAACTGAATTATTTGATGAAACAGGAGAACAAATCCGCGAAGTAGGACGAGAATACGGTACGACAACTGGTCGTCCGCGTCGTGTAGGCTGGTTTGATTCTGTAGTTATGCGCCATTCTAAACGAGTTTCAGGTATTACCAACCTATCTTTAAACTCGATCGATGTATTAAGTGGATTGGAAACAGTAAAAATTTGTACGGCTTATGAATTAGATGGCGAACTAATCTACCACTATCCAGCAAGCTTGAAAGAGTTGAACCGCTGCAAACCAATCTATGAAGAATTGCCAGGCTGGTCAGAAGACATTACAGGATGCAAAACACTTGCAGAACTGCCAGAAAACGCACGTAACTATGTACGTCGTATCTCAGAGCTTGTTGGTGTACGTATCTCAACATTTTCTGTCGGACCTGATAGAACACAAACAAACATCTTAGAAAGCGTCTGGGCGCAAATCTAA